Proteins encoded in a region of the Panicum hallii strain FIL2 chromosome 3, PHallii_v3.1, whole genome shotgun sequence genome:
- the LOC112886024 gene encoding 2-dehydro-3-deoxyphosphooctonate aldolase, with product MEGPPVALFDSLKAAKPFFLLAGPNVIESEEHVLKMAKHIKGITTKLGIPLVFKSSFDKANRTSSKSFRGPGLEEGLKILEKVKATYDLPVVTDVHESHQCEAVGRVADIIQIPAFLCRQTDLLVAAAKTGKIINIKKGQFCAPSVMVNSTEKIRLAGNPNVMVCERGTMFGYNDLIVDPRNLEWLREANCPVVADITHALQQPAGRKLDGGGVASGGFRELIPCIARTSVAVGVDGIFMEVHDDPLKAPCDGPTQWPLRNLEELLEELIAIARVTKGKKPFKIDLTPFQE from the exons atggaaGGCCCGCCCGTCGCGCTGTTCGACAGCCTCAAG GCTGCCAAACCATTCTTCTTGCTAGCTGGGCCCAACGTGATTGAATCGGAGGAGCATGTCCTGAAGATGGCCAAACACATTAAAGGCATCACAACCAA GCTGGGGATCCCACTTGTCTTCAAGTCCAGCTTTGATAAAGCAAATCGTACATCATCAAAATCTTTCCGTGGCCCTGGTCTGGAAGAAGGCCTAAAG ATCCTTGAAAAGGTGAAAGCAACATATGACCTTCCAGTTGTCACTGATGTGCATGAAAGCCACCAG TGTGAAGCTGTTGGAAGAGTTGCTGACATTATACAAATTCCAGCTTTCCTCTGTCGCCAG ACTGATCTTCTTGTGGCGGCTGCTAAGACTGGAAAAATTATCAATATCAAGAAAGGGCAATTCTGTGCGCCCTCT GTCATGGTCAACTCTACGGAGAAAATAAGACTTGCTGGAAATCCTAATGTGATGGTCTGTGAGCGTGGTACCATGTTTGGCTACA ATGATCTAATTGTTGACCCAAGGAATCTTGAGTGGCTGAGGGAAGCTAACTGCCCAGTT GTAGCTGATATAACACATGCTTTACAACAACCAGCTGGAAGAAAG CTTGATGGTGGAGGTGTTGCAAGTGGGGGCTTCCGAGAACTAATACCGTGCATTGCAAGGACTTCTGTTGCTGTTGGTGTTGATGGTATTTTCATGGAG GTACATGATGATCCCTTGAAAGCGCCATGTGATGGCCCAACCCAATGG CCATTGCGCAATTTGGAGGAGCTATTGGAGGAATTGATAGCAATTGCT CGAGTTACCAAGGGAAAGAAGCCGTTCAAGATTGATCTCACTCCGTTCCAGGAATGA
- the LOC112886023 gene encoding adenine DNA glycosylase, whose product MAKNPKAADSRRGRPPTRRPQPRRAKAVPAASSADIEDLAPAVPGAAGAAAAAPAVLRAQLLRWYDAHRRDLPWRRASGGEEERAYAVWVSEVMLQQTRVPVVVGYYERWMARWPTVRSLAAATQEEVNEMWAGLGYYRRARFLLEGAKQIVEKGEFPRTASALREVRGIGDYTAGAIASIAFNEVVPVVDGNVVRVISRLYAISDNPKESSTMKRFWEIAGQLVDPSRSGDFNQAMMELGATLCSKSKPGCSGCPVSSHCQALALSLENPSVKVTDFPRVVPKTKPRSDFAAVCVVQIAQGLEEEVTDAKGTDNLFLLIKRPEEGLLAGLWEFPLVLVEEGKTDSLNRRKAMDKYLTKLLSIDVGWKSDVILREDVGEHVHIFSHIRLTMYVELMIINLKDGVDRLCKKEDDSTKLKFTNESSVESMGLTSGIRKVYNMVKAFKEKRLSVSEKGLVPTRKRSRRLK is encoded by the exons ATGGCCAAGAACCCCAAGGCGGCAGACAGCCGCCGCGGCCGTCCGCCTACCCGAAGGCCCCAACCGCGCCGCGCCAAGGCGGTGCCGGCGGCCTCCTCCGCTGACATCGAGGACCTGGCTCCCGCAGTGCCCGGGGCCGCGggggcagccgccgccgccccggcggtGCTGCGCGCGCAGCTGCTCCGGTGGTACGACGCGCACCGGCGCGACCTTCCATGGCgacgcgccagcggcggcgAAGAGGAGAGGGCGTACGCGGTGTGGGTGTCGGAGGTGATGCTGCAGCAGACGCGGGTGCCCGTCGTCGTCGGCTACTACGAGCGGTGGATGGCGCGGTGGCCCACCGTGCggagcctcgccgccgccacgcaGGAG GAGGTGAACGAGATGTGGGCGGGGCTCGGCTACTACCGGAGGGCTCGATTTCTGCTGGAG GGAGCAAAACAGATTGTCGAAAAGGGGGAGTTTCCTCGCACGGCATCAGCCCTTCGTGAGGTTCGTGGAATTGGGGATTACACAGCGGGAGCCATTGCTTCCATAGCCTTCAATGAG GTTGTCCCTGTTGTGGATGGAAATGTGGTACGGGTGATCAGCAGGCTTTATGCCATTTCCGACAACCCAAAAGAATCCTCAACAATGAAGAGATTCTG GGAGATTGCAGGTCAGCTGGTTGATCCTTCAAGATCAGGAGACTTCAACCAAGCAATGATGGAATTAGGAGCAACGTTATGTAGCAAGTCAAAGCCTGGTTGTTCTGGGTGCCCAGTCTCAAGTCACTGCCAAGCGCTTGCACTTTCCCTGGAAAATCCATCCGTCAAAGTTACAGACTTCCCACGAGTGGTTCCAAAGACCAAACCTCGGAGTGATTTTGCTGCTGTTTGTGTCGTTCAGATCGCACAAGGCTTGGAGGAAGAGGTGACAGACGCAAAGGGCACTGACAATCTCTTTTTGCTGATCAAGAGACCGGAGGAGGGCCTCCTTGCAGGGCTCTGGGAGTTCCCACTGGTCCTTGTGGAGGAAGGGAAGACCGATTCACTGAACAGGAGGAAAGCAATGGACAAGTATTTGACCAAATTGCTTAGCATCGACGTGGGATGGAAATCTGATGTGATCCTTCGGGAGGATGTTGGTGAGCATGTCCATATTTTCTCCCATATTCGCCTGACAATGTATGTGGAGCTGATGATTATTAATCTCAAAG ATGGTGTGGATCGACTATGCAAAAAGGAAGATGATAGCACAAAGTTGAAATTCACCAACGAGTCCTCAGTGGAGTCCATGGGGTTAACATCTGGTATTCGCAAG GTGTACAACATGGTCAAGGCTTTCAAGGAGAAAAGGCTCTCTGTATCTGAGAAAGGTCTTGTACCCACGAGGAAAAGGAGTAGACGGTTGAAGTAG
- the LOC112886022 gene encoding uncharacterized protein LOC112886022 isoform X1, whose protein sequence is MTSGAQGVIGRGRWQMVHERRTKFLHDPVSNSDSDEIEVVPPPKRKRKPTPKISMSRAGQMGGPSHAAPRRSYQRAAQPQGDVPQEEVPIFDEYPPLQPYRKYIMHRPEYTRINFGDPGVKRVDYTTKQRGAAFKERKENPYDYEKYITDRRFWSKFQADWYISVFIEKKNAITVSKYINWDEMSEKNNPTFDLVIRECERKHLYEFLALNQDWNNELVAQFCSTAWFEGEGKNSFIHFNLQGRAFWVSYKQFATILKLDDTLDEMEIHDDINPTDEALMTLYRDEDPDIATTHGLRPYMEIMNRLFRETLTPKRGDRTKIHGTVKNLLLAMDFDHPPFSVFHFFWTELRYMLHHGSNPVIYAPYIQRMINAVTGMEFGYDAVHAPYCPQPPKEQEFPPEGESPPSAHSPPQPTMDMPSTSAMPSSSRTRPRRKGNAFISGLKALFKVCRNTNDVVRAHAQANQQSINRIERHLGIEETDWPSFPPSPPRDFPAAWEHYDVGADDDDDDDEDDE, encoded by the exons ATGACGAGTGGGGCCCAAGGTGTCAtagggagagggaggtggcaG atggtgcatgagaggaggaccaagttcttgcatgatccCGTCTCCAACTCCGATTCCGATGAAATTGAAGTCGTTCCTCCACCTAAGCGCAAAAGGAAGCCAACGCCCAAAATTTCAATGAGTCGAGCTGGGCAAATGGGCGGTCCTAGCCATGCGGCACCCAGGCGTAGCTACCAAAGAGCTGCTCAACCACAAGGTGATGTGCCTCAAGAGGAGGTTCCTATCTTTGATGAGTACCCTCCACTCCAACCCTACCGGAAGTACATCATGCACAGACCGGAGTACACAAGGATCAACTTCGGTGACCCTGGAGTGAAGCGAGTGGAttacaccacaaagcaaagaGGTGCTGCATttaaggaaagaaaggaaaatcctTATGATTATGAGAAGTACATCACGGATAGGAGGTTTTGGAGCAAATTTCAAGCTGATTGGTACATATCCGTCTTTATTGAGAAGAAGAATGCTATCACCGTCTCCAAGTACATCAATTGGGATGAAATGAGTGAGAAAAATAATCCAACCTTTGACTTGGTCATACGTGAATGTGAGAGGAAACACCTCTATGAATTCTTGGCCCTCAATCAAGATTGGAACAATGAGTTGGTTGCTCAATTTTGCTCCACTGCTTGGTTTGAAGGTGAGGGCAAGAATTCCTTTATTCACTTCAATCTTCAAGGGCGCGCCTTCTGGGTTTCATACAAGCAATTTGCTACTATCCTTAAGCTTGATGACACTCTAGATGAGATGGAAATTCACGATGACATCAATCCAACGGATGAAGCTCTTATGACTCTCTATCGGGATGAGGATCCGGATATAGCGACGACTCATGGACTACGTCCATATATGGAGATCATGAACAGGCTATTCCGGGAGACCTTGACTCCCAAGAGGGGTGATCGCACCAAGATTCATGGTACGGTCAAGAACCTTCTTCTAGCTATGGACTTTGATCACCCGCCCTTTAGTGTCTTTCACTTTTTCTGGACGGAGTTGAGGTACATGCTCCATCATGGCAGTAATCCAGTTATCTATGCTCCATACATTCAAAGGATGATTAATGCCGTGACTGGAATGGAGTTTGGATATGATGCGGTCCATGCCCCATACTGCCCACAGCCTCCCAAGGAGCAAGAGTTTCCACCAGAGGGCGAGTCTCCCCCATCAGCTCACTCTCCACCCCAGCCCACTATGGATATGCCCTCCACCTCGGCGATGCCTTCCTCTTCTAGGACTCGTCCTCGCAGGAAAGGCAATGCCTTTATTTCTGGCTTGAAAGCTCTCTTCAAAGTATGCCGCAACACCAACGATGTAGTTCGTGCTCACGCTCAGGCAAATCAGCAGAGTATCAACAGGATTGAGCGCCACCTTGGCATTGAGGAGACGGATTGGCCCTCGTTTCCGCCTTCTCCTCCTAGGGACTTTCCAGCTGCGTGGGAGCATTATGATGTAGGtgctgatgatgatgatgatgatgatgaggatgatgagtga
- the LOC112886022 gene encoding uncharacterized protein LOC112886022 isoform X2: protein MVHERRTKFLHDPVSNSDSDEIEVVPPPKRKRKPTPKISMSRAGQMGGPSHAAPRRSYQRAAQPQGDVPQEEVPIFDEYPPLQPYRKYIMHRPEYTRINFGDPGVKRVDYTTKQRGAAFKERKENPYDYEKYITDRRFWSKFQADWYISVFIEKKNAITVSKYINWDEMSEKNNPTFDLVIRECERKHLYEFLALNQDWNNELVAQFCSTAWFEGEGKNSFIHFNLQGRAFWVSYKQFATILKLDDTLDEMEIHDDINPTDEALMTLYRDEDPDIATTHGLRPYMEIMNRLFRETLTPKRGDRTKIHGTVKNLLLAMDFDHPPFSVFHFFWTELRYMLHHGSNPVIYAPYIQRMINAVTGMEFGYDAVHAPYCPQPPKEQEFPPEGESPPSAHSPPQPTMDMPSTSAMPSSSRTRPRRKGNAFISGLKALFKVCRNTNDVVRAHAQANQQSINRIERHLGIEETDWPSFPPSPPRDFPAAWEHYDVGADDDDDDDEDDE from the coding sequence atggtgcatgagaggaggaccaagttcttgcatgatccCGTCTCCAACTCCGATTCCGATGAAATTGAAGTCGTTCCTCCACCTAAGCGCAAAAGGAAGCCAACGCCCAAAATTTCAATGAGTCGAGCTGGGCAAATGGGCGGTCCTAGCCATGCGGCACCCAGGCGTAGCTACCAAAGAGCTGCTCAACCACAAGGTGATGTGCCTCAAGAGGAGGTTCCTATCTTTGATGAGTACCCTCCACTCCAACCCTACCGGAAGTACATCATGCACAGACCGGAGTACACAAGGATCAACTTCGGTGACCCTGGAGTGAAGCGAGTGGAttacaccacaaagcaaagaGGTGCTGCATttaaggaaagaaaggaaaatcctTATGATTATGAGAAGTACATCACGGATAGGAGGTTTTGGAGCAAATTTCAAGCTGATTGGTACATATCCGTCTTTATTGAGAAGAAGAATGCTATCACCGTCTCCAAGTACATCAATTGGGATGAAATGAGTGAGAAAAATAATCCAACCTTTGACTTGGTCATACGTGAATGTGAGAGGAAACACCTCTATGAATTCTTGGCCCTCAATCAAGATTGGAACAATGAGTTGGTTGCTCAATTTTGCTCCACTGCTTGGTTTGAAGGTGAGGGCAAGAATTCCTTTATTCACTTCAATCTTCAAGGGCGCGCCTTCTGGGTTTCATACAAGCAATTTGCTACTATCCTTAAGCTTGATGACACTCTAGATGAGATGGAAATTCACGATGACATCAATCCAACGGATGAAGCTCTTATGACTCTCTATCGGGATGAGGATCCGGATATAGCGACGACTCATGGACTACGTCCATATATGGAGATCATGAACAGGCTATTCCGGGAGACCTTGACTCCCAAGAGGGGTGATCGCACCAAGATTCATGGTACGGTCAAGAACCTTCTTCTAGCTATGGACTTTGATCACCCGCCCTTTAGTGTCTTTCACTTTTTCTGGACGGAGTTGAGGTACATGCTCCATCATGGCAGTAATCCAGTTATCTATGCTCCATACATTCAAAGGATGATTAATGCCGTGACTGGAATGGAGTTTGGATATGATGCGGTCCATGCCCCATACTGCCCACAGCCTCCCAAGGAGCAAGAGTTTCCACCAGAGGGCGAGTCTCCCCCATCAGCTCACTCTCCACCCCAGCCCACTATGGATATGCCCTCCACCTCGGCGATGCCTTCCTCTTCTAGGACTCGTCCTCGCAGGAAAGGCAATGCCTTTATTTCTGGCTTGAAAGCTCTCTTCAAAGTATGCCGCAACACCAACGATGTAGTTCGTGCTCACGCTCAGGCAAATCAGCAGAGTATCAACAGGATTGAGCGCCACCTTGGCATTGAGGAGACGGATTGGCCCTCGTTTCCGCCTTCTCCTCCTAGGGACTTTCCAGCTGCGTGGGAGCATTATGATGTAGGtgctgatgatgatgatgatgatgatgaggatgatgagtga